The following proteins are encoded in a genomic region of Enterocloster clostridioformis:
- the rpsK gene encoding 30S ribosomal protein S11, which produces MAKKVSTTAKKVTKKRVKKNVERGQAHIQSSFNNTIVTLTDAQGNALSWASAGGLGFRGSRKSTPYAAQMAAETATKAALVHGLKSVDVMVKGPGSGREAAIRALQACGLEVTSIKDVTPVPHNGCRPPKRRRV; this is translated from the coding sequence ATGGCTAAAAAAGTGTCCACTACAGCTAAAAAAGTGACAAAAAAGCGTGTAAAGAAAAACGTTGAACGCGGACAGGCACATATCCAGTCATCTTTTAATAACACAATTGTTACATTAACTGATGCGCAGGGTAACGCTCTTTCATGGGCTAGTGCCGGTGGTCTTGGATTTAGAGGTTCAAGAAAATCTACTCCATATGCAGCCCAGATGGCGGCAGAAACTGCTACTAAGGCAGCTCTCGTACATGGCTTAAAATCCGTAGACGTTATGGTAAAGGGTCCTGGTTCAGGACGTGAAGCAGCAATCCGTGCCCTTCAGGCATGTGGATTGGAAGTAACCAGCATTAAGGACGTGACACCGGTTCCACATAACGGATGCCGTCCGCCAAAACGTAGAAGAGTCTGA
- a CDS encoding DNA-directed RNA polymerase subunit alpha has protein sequence MFDFEKPNIEIAEISEDKRYGKFVVEPLERGYGTTLGNSLRRIMLSSLPGAAVSQVKIDGVLHEFSSIPGVKEDVTEIIMNIKSLAIKNNSDTDEPKVAYIEFEGEGVITAADIQADADIEIMNPDQIIATLSGGTDSKFYMELTITKGRGYISADKNKNDDLPIGVIAVDSIYTPVERVNMAVANTRVGQQTDYDKLTLEIYTNGTLAPDEAVSLAAKVLSEHLNLFIDLSENAKTAEIMVEKEDNEKEKVLEMNIDELELSVRSYNCLKRAGINTVEELCNRTSEDMMKVRNLGRKSLEEVLAKLKELGLQLNPSDDN, from the coding sequence GTGTTCGATTTTGAAAAACCAAACATTGAAATCGCAGAGATTTCAGAAGACAAGAGATACGGCAAGTTTGTAGTTGAACCACTTGAGAGAGGTTACGGCACTACGCTGGGCAATTCCTTAAGAAGAATCATGCTTTCTTCTTTACCCGGAGCCGCAGTGAGTCAGGTAAAAATCGATGGCGTTTTGCATGAGTTCAGTTCCATTCCTGGAGTTAAGGAAGATGTGACTGAAATTATTATGAACATCAAAAGCTTAGCGATTAAGAACAACAGCGATACCGATGAGCCCAAGGTTGCATACATTGAATTTGAAGGCGAAGGTGTAATTACTGCAGCTGACATCCAGGCGGATGCTGATATCGAGATCATGAATCCGGATCAGATTATCGCCACCTTAAGCGGCGGTACGGACAGCAAGTTCTATATGGAACTTACCATCACCAAGGGCCGCGGCTATATCAGCGCCGATAAGAATAAGAACGACGATTTACCAATCGGGGTCATAGCGGTTGATTCCATCTACACTCCTGTGGAGCGCGTGAACATGGCGGTAGCCAATACACGTGTGGGACAGCAGACGGACTACGATAAGCTTACACTTGAGATTTACACCAACGGCACCCTGGCTCCCGACGAGGCTGTCAGCCTGGCCGCTAAGGTATTAAGCGAGCACCTGAACCTGTTCATTGACCTTTCCGAGAATGCCAAGACCGCTGAGATCATGGTAGAGAAGGAAGACAATGAGAAAGAGAAAGTGCTTGAGATGAATATCGACGAACTGGAGCTTTCCGTTCGTTCCTACAACTGTCTGAAGAGAGCCGGCATCAACACAGTGGAAGAACTGTGCAACAGGACCTCTGAGGACATGATGAAGGTTCGTAACTTAGGCCGCAAGTCCCTAGAGGAAGTACTGGCCAAGTTAAAGGAATTAGGCTTACAGCTGAATCCAAGCGACGACAACTAA
- the rpsD gene encoding 30S ribosomal protein S4 produces MAVDRVPVLKRCRSLGLDPIYLGIDKKSNRESKRTNKKLSEYGMQLREKQKAKFIYGVLEKPFRNYYAKASKMNGMVGTNLMILLECRLDNVLFRMGLGRTRKEARQIVDHKHILVNGKPVNIPSYRVKAGDVIEVKEKYKSAQRYKDILEVTGGRMVPAWLDVDQENLRGTVKEMPTRDEIDVPVNEMLIVELYSK; encoded by the coding sequence GTGGCAGTAGATAGAGTTCCTGTTCTTAAAAGATGTAGATCCCTTGGTCTGGATCCGATCTATTTAGGAATTGATAAAAAGTCCAACAGAGAATCCAAGAGAACAAACAAAAAGTTAAGTGAATACGGCATGCAGTTAAGAGAAAAGCAGAAAGCTAAATTCATTTACGGCGTATTAGAGAAGCCTTTCCGTAATTACTATGCTAAGGCATCCAAGATGAACGGTATGGTAGGTACTAACCTGATGATCCTGTTAGAGTGCAGACTGGACAACGTGCTGTTCCGCATGGGTCTGGGCCGTACACGTAAGGAAGCAAGACAGATTGTTGACCATAAGCACATTCTGGTTAACGGCAAGCCAGTGAATATTCCATCCTACCGCGTTAAGGCTGGTGATGTCATTGAAGTGAAGGAGAAATACAAATCCGCACAGAGATACAAAGACATCCTGGAAGTGACCGGCGGACGTATGGTTCCGGCCTGGCTGGATGTAGACCAGGAGAACCTGCGCGGTACCGTTAAGGAAATGCCGACCAGGGATGAGATTGATGTTCCGGTAAACGAAATGCTTATCGTCGAGTTGTACTCCAAGTAA
- a CDS encoding bL17 family ribosomal protein, which yields MAGYRKLGRTSDQRKALIRSQVTALLYHGHIRTTETRAKEIRKVAEGLIAMAVKEKDNFETVKVTAKVARKDKDGKRVKEVVDGKKVTVYDEVEKEIKKDMPSRLHARRQMLKVLYGVTEVPAAAAGKKKNTKSIDLVAKIFDDVAPKYVGRNGGYTRIVKIGQRKGDGAMEVLIELV from the coding sequence ATGGCAGGATATAGAAAATTAGGAAGAACTTCCGATCAGAGAAAAGCTTTAATCAGAAGCCAGGTAACAGCACTGTTATATCATGGACACATCAGGACAACTGAAACCCGCGCAAAGGAAATCCGCAAGGTTGCAGAAGGTCTGATTGCCATGGCAGTTAAGGAGAAGGATAACTTCGAGACTGTAAAGGTTACCGCTAAGGTTGCCCGCAAGGACAAAGACGGCAAGAGAGTTAAGGAAGTTGTAGACGGCAAGAAAGTTACCGTATACGATGAAGTAGAGAAGGAAATCAAGAAAGATATGCCTTCCAGACTGCATGCCAGAAGACAGATGTTAAAGGTTCTCTACGGAGTGACTGAAGTTCCGGCTGCAGCAGCAGGAAAGAAGAAGAATACCAAGTCTATTGACCTGGTAGCAAAGATTTTTGACGACGTTGCTCCAAAGTACGTAGGCCGTAATGGTGGTTACACCAGAATCGTTAAGATTGGCCAGCGTAAGGGCGATGGCGCTATGGAAGTTCTGATTGAGTTAGTATAA